A single genomic interval of Anthonomus grandis grandis chromosome 17, icAntGran1.3, whole genome shotgun sequence harbors:
- the LOC126746424 gene encoding putative nuclease HARBI1, which yields MSVTSDDLCLMAVISIICVKKNKKKDQVLKKKTIRSKWVKSWLMKRSNYSHINLLEELRLSPDDFRNYLHMDEDTYVELLTMVTPLIKKQDSRMRKFISPHERLSATLRFLATGRSFEDLKYTALISPQALGKIIPETCKAICKVLHIQYIKFPNSEKEWLAIADEFFTKWNFPCCLGAVDGKHVKINCPPKSGSFFYNYKGYFSIVLMAIVNANYEFILVDIGTNGRVSVGEVIESTRFYEKLKTNALKIPSPIKSFNNSEELPFVFIGDEAFALLPNFMKPFNIKVLDNEKKVFNYRLSRARNVVENAFGILASRFRNYIT from the exons ATGTCGGTAACTAGTGACGACTTGTGCCTAATGGCTGTTATAAGTATTATTTGCgtgaaaaagaataaaaaaaaagatcaagtTCTAAAGAAGAAGACTATTCGTTCTAAATGGGTTAAGTCTTGGCTAATGAAACGGTCAAATTATTCTCACATCAATTTACTTGAAGAATTACGACTTAGCCCTGATGACTTCCGAAATTATTTGCATATGGATGAAGATACCTATGTAGAACTACTAACTATGGTAAcgcctttaattaaaaaacaagattCTCGTATGAGAAAATTCATCAGCCCTCATGAAAGACTTTCTGCGACTTTAAGGTTTTTGGCCACTGGACGAAGCTTTGAAGATCTAAAATATACGGCGCTTATATCACCTCAAGCTTTGGGAAAAATTATCCCGGAAACGTGTAAAGCCATTTGTAAAGTCCTGCATATACAGTACATAAag tttccaAATTCAGAAAAGGAATGGTTGGCAATTGCTGATGAGTTTTTTACTAAATGGAATTTTCCTTGCTGTCTAGGAGCTGTCGATGGCAAGCACGTTAAGATAAATTGCCCACCAAAAAGTGGTTCattcttttataattataaaggatATTTCAGTATAGTGTTAATGGCAATTGTTAATGCTAATTATGAATTCATACTTGTTGATATTGGGACAAATGGGCGCGTGTCAGTTGGAGAAGTTATTGAAAGTACTaggttttatgaaaaattaaaaactaatgccttaaaaataccttcacccattaaatcttttaataattccGAAGAGCTACCTTTTGTGTTTATTGGCGACGAAGCTTTTGCTCTTCTACCTAATTTTATGAAGCCTTTTAACATTAAAGTTCTAGATAATGAGAAAAAAGTATTCAACTACCGTTTGTCTAGGGCACGAAATGTCGTTGAAAACGCTTTCGGAATATTAGCAAGCCGTTTTCGTAACTACATAACATAG